The Fortiea contorta PCC 7126 genome has a segment encoding these proteins:
- the nusA gene encoding transcription termination factor NusA: MSMVSLPGLKELIESISRERNLPRLAVQSAIREALLKGYERYRRAQNLERKQFDEEYFDNFEVELDIDSEGFRVLSTKSIVEEVSNTDHQISLDEVQQVAPEAQLGDSVVLDVTPDQGDFGRMAAMQTKQVLAQKLRDQQRQMVQEEFQDLESTVLQARVLRFERQSVILAVSSGFGQPEVEAELPKREQLPNDNYRANATFKVYLKKVSQGQQRGPQLLVSRADAGLVVYLFANEVPEIEDEVVRIVAVAREANPPSRYVGPRTKIAVDTLDRDVDPVGACIGARGSRIQVVVNELRGEKIDVIRWSPDPATYIANALSPARVDEVRLMDPETRQTHVLVAEDQLSLAIGKEGQNVRLAARLTGWKIDIKDKAKYDHAGEDAKFVAARAKYQLEQEEAENSLEELEIEDENDEELTLEDESFETSFDTSDEE, from the coding sequence ATGTCAATGGTTAGTTTACCGGGATTAAAAGAATTAATCGAAAGTATCAGCAGAGAACGGAATTTACCTCGGCTCGCAGTGCAATCAGCTATTAGAGAAGCACTACTCAAAGGCTATGAACGTTATCGCCGCGCGCAAAACTTGGAACGCAAGCAATTTGATGAAGAATACTTTGATAACTTTGAAGTAGAACTCGATATTGACAGCGAAGGATTTCGCGTCCTTTCCACCAAAAGCATCGTTGAAGAAGTTAGCAACACCGACCACCAAATTTCCTTAGACGAAGTTCAACAAGTAGCCCCCGAAGCCCAATTAGGTGATTCTGTAGTACTCGATGTTACCCCAGATCAAGGAGACTTTGGGCGCATGGCGGCGATGCAAACCAAGCAAGTTTTGGCGCAAAAGCTGCGGGATCAACAGCGCCAGATGGTACAAGAAGAATTCCAAGACTTAGAAAGTACCGTACTGCAAGCGAGAGTTTTGCGATTTGAAAGACAATCAGTCATCTTGGCAGTCAGCAGCGGCTTTGGTCAACCAGAGGTAGAAGCCGAATTACCAAAGCGGGAACAGCTACCCAACGATAACTATCGAGCCAATGCCACATTTAAGGTATATCTCAAAAAAGTTTCCCAAGGACAGCAACGAGGTCCCCAGCTGCTAGTGTCCCGTGCTGACGCCGGATTAGTAGTTTATCTGTTCGCCAACGAAGTTCCAGAAATAGAAGACGAAGTAGTGCGGATAGTCGCCGTAGCCAGAGAAGCCAATCCCCCCTCGCGCTACGTCGGCCCCCGTACCAAAATTGCCGTTGACACCCTAGATCGTGACGTAGACCCGGTTGGGGCTTGTATTGGTGCACGGGGATCACGAATTCAAGTGGTAGTCAACGAACTGCGTGGAGAAAAAATCGATGTGATTCGTTGGTCGCCAGATCCAGCCACCTACATTGCTAACGCTTTGAGTCCCGCACGAGTAGATGAAGTCCGTCTCATGGATCCCGAAACTCGGCAAACACACGTACTTGTGGCTGAAGACCAATTAAGTCTGGCGATTGGCAAAGAAGGACAAAACGTCCGTTTGGCAGCTCGCTTAACTGGATGGAAAATTGACATCAAAGATAAAGCTAAGTATGACCACGCAGGCGAAGATGCTAAATTTGTTGCAGCCAGAGCAAAATATCAATTAGAGCAAGAAGAAGCCGAAAATAGTCTGGAGGAATTAGAAATAGAAGACGAAAATGATGAAGAACTGACACTAGAAGACGAATCTTTTGAAACCAGTTTTGACACTAGTGACGAAGAATAA
- a CDS encoding SDH family Clp fold serine proteinase has protein sequence MGFGIGDLFWIFLLLSSLQPIWQKRQTEYQRVRALQEFQQQRGSRVILLIHRQESISLLGIPLSRYITIEDSEQILRAIRLTPPEVPIDLILHTPGGLVLATEQIARALIRHPAKVTVFVPHYAMSGGTMLALAADEIIMDANAVLGPVDPQLGNFPAASILKVVEDKPVSEVDDQTLIMADLSRKAIQQVQRFVRTLLKDNVPKQKVQPENIEPIIEALTTGRVTHDYPITVEEATEIGLPVNVGLPRSIYQLMDLYPQPQGGRPTVQYIPMPYDDRRPMLPTPKGRPLEEPNQRA, from the coding sequence ATGGGCTTTGGTATTGGCGATTTATTCTGGATTTTTCTTCTCCTTTCCTCTCTACAACCGATCTGGCAAAAACGTCAGACAGAATATCAGCGTGTTCGTGCTCTCCAGGAATTTCAGCAGCAACGTGGAAGTCGAGTCATCCTACTGATTCACCGCCAAGAATCCATCAGCTTATTAGGAATTCCCCTATCCCGCTACATCACAATCGAAGACTCAGAACAAATACTGCGAGCCATTCGCCTCACGCCACCAGAAGTCCCCATTGACCTGATTTTGCACACTCCCGGTGGTCTAGTCCTCGCCACAGAACAAATTGCTAGAGCCTTAATTCGTCACCCAGCAAAAGTCACCGTCTTTGTCCCCCACTACGCGATGAGTGGTGGTACTATGCTAGCCCTAGCTGCTGACGAAATTATTATGGATGCTAACGCCGTCCTCGGCCCAGTTGATCCTCAACTGGGTAACTTTCCTGCTGCTAGTATCCTCAAAGTAGTTGAAGATAAACCCGTCAGCGAAGTTGATGACCAAACGCTGATTATGGCTGACCTATCACGCAAAGCTATCCAGCAGGTACAGCGTTTTGTCAGAACTCTGCTCAAAGATAACGTACCCAAGCAAAAAGTGCAGCCGGAAAATATTGAACCGATTATCGAAGCCTTAACCACCGGGCGCGTCACCCATGATTACCCCATTACCGTAGAAGAAGCAACAGAAATCGGATTGCCGGTTAATGTTGGACTACCCCGTTCTATCTATCAACTCATGGATCTTTACCCACAGCCCCAGGGAGGACGCCCCACTGTACAATATATCCCTATGCCCTACGATGACCGTCGGCCAATGTTACCCACTCCCAAGGGTAGACCGTTAGAAGAGCCAAATCAGAGAGCTTAA
- the rimP gene encoding ribosome maturation factor RimP, which produces MTHPLVPQIIDLASPVAEELGLEVVSVVFHTNQRPPILRVDIRNPQQDTGLNDCERMSRALEASLDAAEIIPDTYVLEVSSPGISRQLVTDREFISFKGFPVIISTSPPYDGQQEWTGQLIRRDEDKVYLNQKGRTVEIPRSQITKVQLDESR; this is translated from the coding sequence ATGACCCATCCTTTAGTGCCACAAATTATTGATTTGGCGTCACCAGTAGCAGAAGAACTGGGATTAGAAGTTGTCAGTGTGGTTTTTCACACCAATCAACGTCCACCAATTTTGCGGGTAGACATCCGTAATCCCCAGCAAGATACTGGGTTAAATGATTGCGAGCGGATGAGTCGTGCTTTAGAAGCCTCCTTGGATGCGGCGGAGATCATTCCAGATACCTATGTTTTGGAAGTTTCCAGTCCTGGTATTTCCCGCCAACTTGTGACCGACAGGGAATTTATTTCCTTCAAAGGATTTCCCGTGATCATCTCCACTTCTCCACCCTACGACGGACAACAAGAGTGGACTGGTCAATTGATTCGCCGGGACGAGGACAAAGTTTACCTAAATCAAAAAGGTCGCACAGTCGAAATCCCCCGCAGTCAAATTACCAAGGTGCAACTGGATGAGAGCCGATAG
- a CDS encoding peptidoglycan-binding domain-containing protein: MWCGLEKSSVTIAAICLISSSIAVSDTVFAARQREYTPQQFRAVLNGLGYKVKLTNTPLTDEETKKAIREFQKGYKLSADGIVGPKTQDLAASIIQILQSNLNAVVKPYPPLPRDQFYGPQTQAAVKEFQKKLQLQETGIADLALRQKLNEEAKKVIEQPTTKPTPTATPTAKPTATPTAKPTATPTAKPTATPTAKPTATPTAKPTATPTAKPTATPTAKPTATPTATPTSTP; this comes from the coding sequence ATGTGGTGTGGGTTAGAAAAATCAAGTGTTACCATAGCTGCTATTTGCTTGATATCTAGCAGCATAGCAGTTTCAGATACAGTTTTTGCTGCTCGCCAGCGTGAATATACGCCTCAGCAGTTTCGTGCTGTTCTTAACGGATTAGGCTATAAAGTCAAGTTGACAAATACTCCCTTGACGGATGAAGAAACTAAAAAAGCAATCCGTGAGTTTCAAAAAGGTTACAAGTTATCTGCTGATGGAATAGTAGGCCCAAAAACTCAAGACCTCGCCGCTAGTATCATTCAAATTCTACAATCAAATTTGAATGCTGTCGTCAAGCCTTATCCTCCGTTACCCCGCGACCAATTCTATGGCCCGCAGACGCAAGCAGCGGTAAAGGAATTCCAGAAAAAGCTTCAACTTCAAGAAACTGGAATTGCTGACTTAGCACTCCGCCAGAAGCTAAATGAAGAGGCTAAGAAGGTTATAGAACAGCCTACTACTAAGCCGACACCAACAGCAACACCAACTGCTAAACCAACAGCAACACCAACTGCTAAACCAACGGCGACACCAACTGCTAAACCAACAGCAACGCCGACTGCTAAACCAACAGCAACACCAACTGCTAAACCAACAGCAACGCCGACTGCTAAACCAACGGCGACACCGACTGCTAAACCAACGGCGACACCAACAGCCACACCGACTTCTACACCCTAG